From the Methanoculleus caldifontis genome, the window GTGATCATGAACTCCTATTACGGGGTCTCAGGCTACACCCGGTTCAGGCTCTACGACCGCGAGATCGGGTCGGCCGTCACCTCGGTCGGCCGGGCGATCATCAGGCACACCCGCGAGATCATCACCGGTCTCGGCTACACGGTCCTCTACGGCGATACCGACTCCTGTATGGTCCAGGTGCCGCCGGGGAGCCTCGAGGAGACGATCGCACGGGCGAGGGCGGTGGAGGAGCGGCTGAACGCGAGTTACAGCGACTTTGCGAGAACCGAACTCGGCGCCGATACCCACTACTTCTCCATCAAGTTCGAGAAGGTCTACCGCCGTTTCTTCCAGGCCGGCAAGAAGAAGCGCTACGCCGGGCACCTGGTCTGGAAGGAGGGCAAGGACGTCGACCAGGTCGATGTCGTCGGGTTCGAGATCCGTCGGAGCGACTCGCCGCAGATCACGCGGGAGGTGCAGCGCACCGTCATCGAGATGATCCTTCGTGGGGACGCGTTTGAGGATGTACGGGCGTACCTGCGCGACGTCATCCGGAAGTATCGGCGGGGCGAGTACTCTCTCAACGAGGCCGGCATTCCGGGCGGGATCGGAAAGAGCCTGGAGAGTTACGAGAACGACGATGCCCATATCCGGGGAGCAAAATACTCAAACGAGTATCTCGGAACCGACTTCAAGCGGGGCAGCAAACCGAAGAGGGTCTACATCAAGGCCGTCACCGCGAAGTACCCGCGGACGGACGTGGTCTGCTTCGAGTACGCCGACCAGGTGCCGTCCGAGTTCGTCGTCGACTGGGAGACGATGCTTGAAAAGACGCTCAAAGGACCCCTCTCGAGGATCATCGAGCCGCTGGGATGGGACTGGCACGACGTCGACCCCTCGCGGACGACGCTCTTTGATTTCGGGATGTGAGAAAAGTTTTTGAGGGGGCGCTTTACGCGAGGCCCCTCTTTGCGCGCTCTTCCTCGAGGAAGGCGCTCCTCTCGAGATTTCTGGACCAGGCGATCCGGCCGTCGACGACCTGCCAGTTACCCATCTCGAGAACGTCGATCCCTGCCGGGACCCTCGAGACGTTCGCTCCGCCGGGCACGACCAGGACAGCCTTATCGGCGGCACCGGCGCTCGCTGCAGCCTGGAGCGCCTCGACGGCACCTGCCGGGACCTCGGAGGCCATCTTCACGTTCACGAGCACCCGCTCCGTCTTGCCGGCGACCCGGCGGGAGAGCACGCATTCCGGCTGCACATTGCCGGCGGACCATGCGAACTGCCACCCCTCCCGCGGGGAGAACCGCCGGGCGAGGGTCTTCTGGACATCAAGATACGTAGAATCCTTTATGCCACCCATATCAATATCCTCTGCTCTACTGTATGGTCACGGTCGAATATAAGTATTATAGTTCTCTCTTCCCCGGCGGTTCTCCTTTCTCCCGGCCGGTGCGGTGACCGGCCCGGATGGTGCATGCGTACATTCTGGAGGAACACTTTTATGCTACCACCCGTAATATGCGGCGGGGTTTGTTGATATGGCAGAGGCAACGCAGACAGAGGCCGGGGTTGTGGAGGCGTACGAGAGGCTGGCACGTGAGGTTCAGAGCCGGCCCGAGAGCATCCCGAGCGCTATCCACAATCTTCTCCTGAAACTGGCGGAGACGCATCCGGGAGCAGTCTACTGGATCGTCCGAAAGTTCTACCAGGAGTACCTCCGGCTCTACGTCTCCGACACCGGGTACATCGGTATCGCGGACAGGTACGAGCCGGACCTGATGTACCCGGGGGATATTGCCCTCTACATGGTGCCGGAGAGCCCGAAGGAGGGCGACGTGGTCCAGATCTCCTTCACCGACAAGGATGAGGTGAGCGTCTACGTCATCCACGGCCGGGTCGTCAGGTACAACGAGGACCAGTCGATCCAGGTCGCCGACACGAGTACCGGGGAGGAGTACAAGGTCGTCGGCTGGAACATCCTCGGGACACTGGTCAAGGTCATTCCGTTCGGCTCCGACGCGTGGCAGGAGCTCTTCCCTGCATCCGGCGTCCCGAAGGACTGGGTGGCCACGTCGATCGAGGAGAACATCCGGTCGGTCCGGGAGTCGGAGGTTCCCGGGAAAGACGAAGCGGTCGCCGAACTCAAGCGCCGCCTGGAACAGCTCGTGTAGGCGCTCGCCGCACTCTTATTTTTCGCGGGGGCCCGGGTGTCTCCATCGCCCTATCTCCCGCCGGCCAACCTTTTTGAAGGAGGCATACCATCCTCCCGCATGAGACATCTGGCAATTGTCATCCTCGCCCTGCTGCTCATCCCGTCCGGTGCCCAGGCGCTCACCTTGCTCGGCGGAGACCGGGCACTGGTCGATGCTCCCATCTCCGACGACGTGGTCGTCTCCGGTGGAACCGTGACAGTCCGTGCCCCCGTCGACAGCCTGACGGCCGTCGGGGGCACGGTGACGGTGGATGCGCCGGTCGCCGGCGACGTCATCGCCGCGGGAGGGACCCTGATCGTCAACGGGGACGTCGGGGGGAAGGTGCTCGCCGCCGGGGGCGAGATCGAACTGAACGGGAACGCGACGAACGCTCTCGTCATGGGCGGTACGGTCCGGATCGGGAGGGACGCCGTCATAGAGCGCGATGCGGTGATCAGCGCGGGGGAGGTCGTGAACGAGGGATCGGTCCTGCGTAACCTGACCGTATCGGGCGCGACCTTCAGCAACACCGGGACGGCCGGAAACGTGACGTTCGAGGAGCAACAGGAGCCTGATACGGCATTGCCCGGCCTCTTTGCGGTGCTCTCCGCGATCGGGTTCCTCATCCTCGGTCTCCTCCTGGTGCGGCTTCTTCCCGGCCCGTTCACGGCGGTCGTCCGGGAGGTTGAGAAGAGCCCGGTCGTCCTGACCGTCCTCGGCTTCGTCGCGATCCTCGTCACGGCGATCCTCCTGCTGATCGTCGCCGTCACCATCATCGGTCTCCCGGTAGCGCTCGTCGGAGGACTGCTCTTCCTCGTCGCCCTCATGATCTCGTCGCTCTTTGTCGCATACGCCCTCGGCGACGTCATCGCCTCGCGGACGGGGTGGAAGCCGGGGCCCATGGCGATCTTCGTCCTGGGGTTCGTGATCCTGCAGATCCTCACCTTCATCCCGCTTCTCGGAGCGCTCGTCCAGGTCGTCGCGGTCAGCCTCGGCTACGGGGGGCTGCTCTACGCGCTCAGGAGTGCCTGGCCGCCCGGCGCGGGCAGGGGGGCGACGTAACCCCTCAATCTCCGGCAGGCCTGCGGGAGCCGGGAATCTCCGTTGGGCCGGTCCCGGCTCCCTCACCCTGCGGGGACCCGACCGGCTCTACCCGGGTCCCGGGGAGGACGACCAGATTGTAGGCATTATGGTCTTTGTTGAACCGGACGAGGACACCGTAGAGCCGGACGATATCGCCATAGGCGGGGCCTTCGAGCGCGTCGCGGTTCGTGCCGCGGAGGGTCGCCGGGACCACGGCGTAGACCTGGTCTGCAGGCGTCCCGTCGCAGACCTTGTAGACCTTCGTCCGGTTATCGCCGAGGTTCGCGGACATCAGCGCGGCGACGACGTTGATCTTCTTGTCCCGGTGCTGGCGGAGGTGGGAGAGGCGGGCGAACTTCGCTCCCGGCGGGACCCGGTAGGCGTGTTGTACCGAGGCATCCTTCCGCAGGAGCGCCGAGGCATACTTGATGTCTACGTTGATGAACCGGTAGCCATCTTTCCCCTCCGCGAGGCGCTCCATCAGCCGGGTCGGCCGGATGTCGCCCTTCTGCTCGAAGGTCCAGCACCGCGCGGGGTTGCAGGCGGTGCCCCAGATGAACGAGCAGGGACTGAAGACGGTGAGCCCCCGGTCTGCGATGGCGCGAACGGTCTGGCGCATCGCGGTTGCGTTGGCGAGGTCGGCGGGCTCCACGATGACGATCGTCCCGTCGGGAGCGAGCCGTTCGGCGAGAGCGGCGACGAGGTCGGCACGCTGGTCGATACTCATCTGGCGGAGCTCGCCGAGGACGTTCGAGAAGACCATGAGATCGATCTCACCGGGCAGGTCTTTTGCCGCGAGCGCTCCGATATCCGCGCGGATGAGCTTTTCCACCCGCACCCTGTCACCCATCGCCGCGGCTGCGGCCGGGACGAGGGCGTTGTAGGCCTCGAAGTGCTCTTCGGAGCGTTCGACGGCGTAGATATCAGCCGTTCCAGTCCCGATTCGCCCGAAGAGATCGATGACGGCGAGCGGCACCACGCCCGGCCCGGTGCCGAGATCGAGGATGCGCATGTGAGGTTTCGCGAGCCCGCGGCCGACGATCTGCCAGAGGATGTGCTCGAACTGCACCAGGTAGACCGGGGCGTGGTAGGCGAGATAGCCGAGGACCGGGTAGGCCTTCCGGTAACTCACCTGCCGCTCCTTCCAGTACTGGCTCTTCTGGGCGAGGATGGCGTTCTTCATCCGGTCGAGCACGGTAGCGTCGTCCCAGGGCTTGGCGGTCTTCTTCGCGATGTAGGACTCGACCAGTTCCTGGAGATAGCCGGGAACCCCGGGGTTCCGGAAGAACGCCAGCTGGCGCTCCCGCCCGGCTTCGTCGACCGCGAGACTCCCGCCGTCCGGGCGGCGGCCGATCACGTAGTCCTCGCCCGCGGGCCTGATGGCGAGGCCGAGGCTATCAAGGTGCGGGCGGAGGTCCGCGGCGAGGCGTTCGAGCGATTGCCCGGCTCCCAGGTCTTTTTGAAGTTCCGAGAGCCTGAACTCCGGCTCTGCGCCTGCACGGCGCTCCAGTGCTGCAACGATATCCCGCTCGCTCATGGCGTATCAGGTCGGCAGGATGGGTAATACAGGTTGCGGGAGGTGAGAAAGTGGTGAGGGAGGGGTCGGCGGCAGTTCGCCGGTCAGGGCGTGCCCGCGCCCCGCGCCCCCGCCTCCCGGCCGAGCCTGAAAGCCGCGGCGTTGACCTCGACGGTCTTTCTCGGGACGCACCGGCGCACCGCCTCTTCGAGGGTATCGGGCCGGAGCGGGATGAACCCGGACGCGGCGCCGAGCATCACGATGTTCTGCGAGAGGATGCTCCCCGCCTCCTCTGCGAGGCCTGCGGCGTCGATGCAGGCGACGTCAAGATCGGCGAGCGCGGAAAGGATGCTCTCCTCGTCGGGCACGTCCAGGTTCTGCTGGTAGACCGACGTGGGGACGACCAGGTTCCGGTTCACGATGAGCCTTCCTCCGGCCGGCAGGTAGTGGCGGTAGCGGAGGGCCTCGAGGAGGTCGAAGGCGATGAGGAGATCCGCCGTCCCCGGCGCGATCAGGGACCCGAACTTCCCGTCGATCCGGATGTGGCTCTCCACCGACCCGCCGCGCTGCGCCATGCCGTGGGTCTCGGCGCTCCGGACGGTCCGGTTCTCGATGATGCAGGCCTCGCCGAGGACATTCGAGGCGAGGACGGTACCCTGACCGCCGATTCCGACGATCAGGATGTCGAACGAGGGTTTCATTGCCGTCCCTCCATGCCGATCGCACCCGACGGGCAGATGTCTGCGCAGACCCCGCAGCCGGCGCAGAGTTCGGTGATCGTCGCGTTTTTCCCGGCAAACGCGATCGCCGGGCAGCCGAACGACCGGCAGACGCCGCAGCCGGTGCACCGCTCAAGATCGATCGCGTAGACCTTGCGTTTGATCCCGCTCTTCCGTGCGGTGATGACGCAGGGCTGTTTTGCGATGATGACCCGGACGCCTTTGCGCTCCTTTGCCTTCCGGAACGTGTCGAGGAGGACCGGGAGGTCGTAAGGATCGACGGTCTCGACCCAGGAGACCCCGCACGACCGGCAGATGGCGTCGAGCGATATCGGGGTGCTCTCGACGCCTGTCGCCGTCATTCCGGTGTTGGGGTTCGGCTGGTGGCCGGTCATGGCGGTGGTCCGGTTGTCGAGTATGACGACGACCATCTCGGCGCCGTTATAGACGGCATTCAGGAGTCCCGGCATTCCCGTGTGGAGGAACGTCGAGTCGCCGATGGTGCAGACCACAGGGTGCTCCTCCCCCGATCGGGCGATGCCGCTCCCGACGGTGATCGAGGCGCCCATGCAGATGGTAGTGTCCACCGCGCCGAGCTGGAGGCCGAGGGTGTAGCACCCGATGTCGCTTGGGAAGATGCCGTCGCGGAAGACCTTCCGCATCGCGTAGAACGTCGGCCGGTGCATGCACCCGGCGCAGAGGATCGGCGGGCGGGGCGGCACCCCCTGGACCGGGGCAGGTGCGGGGAAGGTCACGGTGGGGGCGATGCCTGCCTTATCGAGGACGGCAGAGACGGTCGCCGGGTTGAGTTCCCCTTCCCACGGCACCGTCCCGGTCGTCTTGCCGAGGACCTCGGTGGTTGTCGCCACCTGGCGGATCGCCTCCTCGACGACGGGGGCGAGTTCCTCGACGACGAGGACCTTCTCGTGCCGGTCGACGAAGGATTTGAGCCACTCCTCGTCGATGGGGTAGGCGCCGACGATCGCGAGCGAGACGTTGTCGGGGAGCACCTCCTGGACGTAGGCGGCCGCGACGCCGCTCGTGACGACGGCGGTCGTGCCCCGGACGGTGTGGCGGTTGTAGCCGAGTTCGACCAGTCGCCTTTGCAAGGGCTGTTGCTTCTCGTTCAGCTTCTTATGCAGCACCCTCGTGTGCGCGGGGATGACCACGTACTGCTTGGGGTCGCGCTGGAAGACGGCGGTCCGGTGTTCGGTCCCGACTGCGCCGAGCTCGACGTCGCTCTTTGAGTGGCAGATCCGGGTGGTGGGCCGGAAGATCACGGGGAGACCGAACTCCTCGGAGAGGGCGAAGGAGTCCCGCAGCATGTCGTGGGCTTCCTGGACCGATGAGGGGTCGAGGCAGGGGATCTTCGCAAAGTGCGCATAGCGCCGGGTATCCTGCTCGTTCTGGGAGCTGTGCGCGAAGGGGTCGTCTGCGCAGAGGACGACGAACCCTCCGGTCACCCCGGTGTATGCGCTCGTCATCAGGGGGTCGGCAGCCACGTTCAGCCCGACATGCTTCATGGTGCAGAGTGCGCGCAGTCCGCACCAGGCGGCGGCGAGCGCGTTCTCGAAGGCGACCTTCTCGTTCGTGGACCACTCCACGGTGAAGGGCCGCTCCTCCTGCACCCGGAGGATATCGATCACTTCCGATGACGGCGTTCCCGGATAGCCGCTGGCAAAATCGATGTTTGCCTCCAGGCATGCGTGAGCGATGCCCTCGTTTCCGAGTAGGTATCGTACAGCCATTGTTCTACTCAACTGTACTTCTATCATCGGTTTTCAACATAGCGCTTTGGATGCCAATCCAAAAAATTAAGTGCTTATATGC encodes:
- a CDS encoding class I SAM-dependent methyltransferase — translated: MSERDIVAALERRAGAEPEFRLSELQKDLGAGQSLERLAADLRPHLDSLGLAIRPAGEDYVIGRRPDGGSLAVDEAGRERQLAFFRNPGVPGYLQELVESYIAKKTAKPWDDATVLDRMKNAILAQKSQYWKERQVSYRKAYPVLGYLAYHAPVYLVQFEHILWQIVGRGLAKPHMRILDLGTGPGVVPLAVIDLFGRIGTGTADIYAVERSEEHFEAYNALVPAAAAAMGDRVRVEKLIRADIGALAAKDLPGEIDLMVFSNVLGELRQMSIDQRADLVAALAERLAPDGTIVIVEPADLANATAMRQTVRAIADRGLTVFSPCSFIWGTACNPARCWTFEQKGDIRPTRLMERLAEGKDGYRFINVDIKYASALLRKDASVQHAYRVPPGAKFARLSHLRQHRDKKINVVAALMSANLGDNRTKVYKVCDGTPADQVYAVVPATLRGTNRDALEGPAYGDIVRLYGVLVRFNKDHNAYNLVVLPGTRVEPVGSPQGEGAGTGPTEIPGSRRPAGD
- a CDS encoding indolepyruvate oxidoreductase subunit beta — protein: MKPSFDILIVGIGGQGTVLASNVLGEACIIENRTVRSAETHGMAQRGGSVESHIRIDGKFGSLIAPGTADLLIAFDLLEALRYRHYLPAGGRLIVNRNLVVPTSVYQQNLDVPDEESILSALADLDVACIDAAGLAEEAGSILSQNIVMLGAASGFIPLRPDTLEEAVRRCVPRKTVEVNAAAFRLGREAGARGAGTP
- the iorA gene encoding indolepyruvate ferredoxin oxidoreductase subunit alpha, producing the protein MAVRYLLGNEGIAHACLEANIDFASGYPGTPSSEVIDILRVQEERPFTVEWSTNEKVAFENALAAAWCGLRALCTMKHVGLNVAADPLMTSAYTGVTGGFVVLCADDPFAHSSQNEQDTRRYAHFAKIPCLDPSSVQEAHDMLRDSFALSEEFGLPVIFRPTTRICHSKSDVELGAVGTEHRTAVFQRDPKQYVVIPAHTRVLHKKLNEKQQPLQRRLVELGYNRHTVRGTTAVVTSGVAAAYVQEVLPDNVSLAIVGAYPIDEEWLKSFVDRHEKVLVVEELAPVVEEAIRQVATTTEVLGKTTGTVPWEGELNPATVSAVLDKAGIAPTVTFPAPAPVQGVPPRPPILCAGCMHRPTFYAMRKVFRDGIFPSDIGCYTLGLQLGAVDTTICMGASITVGSGIARSGEEHPVVCTIGDSTFLHTGMPGLLNAVYNGAEMVVVILDNRTTAMTGHQPNPNTGMTATGVESTPISLDAICRSCGVSWVETVDPYDLPVLLDTFRKAKERKGVRVIIAKQPCVITARKSGIKRKVYAIDLERCTGCGVCRSFGCPAIAFAGKNATITELCAGCGVCADICPSGAIGMEGRQ